Within the Candidatus Hydrogenedentota bacterium genome, the region TCCAATACCCGAAGACGCCGGAGACAATGACATAATAAACCATGATGCATTGCCCTTGGGCATAAATGGGCACAATGCGATGCGCGAGAATTCGCTTCATCACGTTTGGAATTTTTTCGTATACTTGGACAGCGTGTTGAACTAGTTCTGGGAGTCTTACAGTGAAATCAATACAAACTCTTAAGCGTTTAGGCTACCTATTTTTCTTGCCCGTAGGGCTGTGGGTGGCGCTTCCGGCATATGCAAATCCTGTACACGACGCGATAGGAAACCTATTAAAAAAGGTGGAGCCACGCCTAACGTTTGAGTTTACTGAGGACAAGACGGGCACCGCGACAATTGTGAAGAGCGGCGATACTATCGATTTTCAATTGGACGCTTTGGTCTGCCCTCTCGATGGCGGGAAGGAGTCTTTTGTGGGCGTACTGCAGTATCCCAAGTACCAGGATTCCAAGTTGAAGAACTTCTTCGAAAACGACGTTCTGGAGCAGGCGGAATTTAAGCCTATCGTCTTCAGTGTCCTGGCACCTTATTCCGATCCCGAAATAAAAACTCATATACTGGATGATCGGGCGTTGGCAGTTTTCGCGAAGCAAATCGTTGTGGACGACGTATTGGGGGAAGGTTCCAAGCACCTCGCCTTCAAGGGGGTCTCTCACTACGCCTTCGAAAATCCCAACGAAATAGTAAGTTCAGAGCGCATCTATCTTTATGATGTTCCCTCACTAACGATGCGCGTTTCGGTTACAACGACCCAGAAACTAATTTCAACGGAATTTGTGCTACCACCGGAAGTTTTTTCACAACGGGTCTCGTTCGAGAAAAGGACGGCAACAAAGCCGCCCCGCGTTGTAATCACCCCAAAGGATGGAGACGCAAAAGAATACTCAGTGGCCGCTGACAATGCGGAACCATTGCCAACAGACACTCCATGGATACGTGATGAAGCGGAGCTTAAGAAGCGTAAACTGGCTGCGGCTCCCCGAATGCTTCGTATCCAACTTCTGGACAATGAGGGCAAACCCCTTGCGGATACTCTGATAGAAGGTGAGGAACATGACATTAAGCCTGACTGGTCCGAAAAATTTAATCCCGTAAGATTGACAACAGACGCAGATGGTCGCGTCTCATATTCAGTATTGAAGGAAGGGATCGTTTTGAATGTAGCTGTATCGGGCTTCAATAAAGAGAGATTGAGCTATCATCGCGCAGAGGTGCCTGAAGGCGAAGTGCAATTGATCTTGCAGCCTGAAGGCGTGAAAGTGTCGTTGCGATCCGCCAGCCAGATACCTCGCAAATGGCAGACCGACGCCGAGGTGTACGAGATCGGACTACAATTTGGCGAGAGCTCGAATCCTTTTGGTCAAGGGGAATGGGTGGACCTAAAAGAAAATGCGGACATTTGGTTTGTTGCAAAAAAGACGGGTGAAATCGAACTCAGCGACCTTCCGAATGATGGCAATAGTACTGCGTGGACCGTTACCTTGGAAGGAACAAACGGCTGGGAGCTTCTGGAGGGTCCGCTCACTGAAGATTGGCAGTCTGAGATGCGCGAAGCACCTGCGGAAGGGTACAAAAAGACAGCAACATTTGTTGGGGGACGTGACACCAAAAACATAAATTTCTACCTTCGTTGGAACGGTGGAAAGCGCTACGGTGCCCTAACGACGTTGCGGTTCGTGGACAAAAGCAGGGTGGGGTCCATCCAGAGAGTGCTTTGGACTAACTTTGTTCTACAGACGGAAGATTCTGGCACGCGTTCTTTGAACCCGAAATGACCCTGCGTCGGAGACATATTGTTCTGAAAATGTGGACAGCCCCCCATCGCCCCCCGCGCCAGCTTCCCTGTTCTCCGCCCATCCCCCCGAGTCTTTCTCAAGTCCTCGTGGTGGATCGGGCATTGGGGACGGACCCGCGCCGGGGTCCCTGGGCGGGTGGCGGTGGCGGTGGCGTCCGTCCGTGTCTTCAGCGGGTCGAGGTGCGCGTCGGCGCGCGGGCCTGTCCCAGGGGATGTAACGCAGCGTCGCCTACGCGCCCCAAAGACTCCATGTCCCCCTATTGACGGAACGACCGCCCCCTGCTATCCTGAGTCAGCGACCCGGCGGTCGCTCTGAACGTACACGCGCGGCGGAATCAATATGCGATACGATTTTTCTTCACCCGGGGCGAGTAGCCCCGCCCGCCCTCTAAGCGGGGGAAACTCTGAAGTCAAAGTATGCCGACCGGTACCCCGGACCAAGACTTTGGGGAAGAATAGAATACCGGTGGCTGTCCCCGTTTTCTATGTCACGACGGTGCCAACCCCCTGCGAAAACTGCCAATAATCCTCCATCTGCGGGACATTCGGTATTGGCACCCCCCTGCAAAAATGGTACAATGATTTGGTTAACGGCTTGGAGGACGGTGTATGCCCACGTTTGAATATCACGCCATTCGCGCGGAAGGCGACGAGGAGAAGTCCTTCGTCGGCGGGGTGGTTATTGCCAAGGATCGCCACGATGCCAAGGCGAAGCTGATGGAGAAGGGGTTGAAGGCGACGATGTTAAAGCAGGCGCGGGGCGTGATGGCCGTGATCAAGTGGCTGGACGCCGATATCCGGTAGTGCTGTGTTTCGAAAAGAATGTGGCACAGCCGTCCCGGCTGTGATTGCACGGGGGCGGGCCAAGTATGCTATGGTCGTGTTCCGGCCCACTGGGGACCAATCGATTCATCAGGCGCGGGGCCGTGTGCGCCTGAATACTGCGGCGCTTCCGGGCGCTCCCAGGCAAATGAGGACGGATGAAGCTTTGTGTCGTCATACCGGCTTGCAATGAAGAGGTCACCCTGGAGCCATTGGCCGAGGGCATCGCGTCGGCGCTGGCCGATCACGACTACCGCATCCTCTTCATCGACGACGGCAGCACCGACGGCTCCTATGCCGCCATGCTCCGGAGCCGCGAGAAGAATCCCCGCATCGACGTGGTGAAGTTTGCCCGCAACTGCGGCAAGACCCGCGCGCTGGCCGTGGCCTTTGCCCAGATCGAGGGCGATGTGGTGGTGACGATGGACGCGGACCTTCAGGACGACCCGAAGGAGCTGCCCCGCCTTTTGGCGAAGCTCGACGAGGGCTGCGATCTCGTCTGCGGCTGGAAGGCCGACCGTCAGGATCCCATCCACAAGACCCTGCCCTCCAAGGTGTACAACACCCTTATCAATAAATCTTTCGGCATCGATATCCACGACGTGAACACGGGCTTCAAAGCGATGCGGATGGAAGTGGCCAAGTCCCTCACGCTCTACGCCGATCTCCACCGGCTCATCCCCATCATGGCGGCCCAGTCGGGCTACAAAGTGGGGGAGATCCCGGTGAAGCACCATCCCCGCCGCTTCGGCCACTCGAAATATGGCATGTCCCGTTTCTACCAGGGCCTGCGCGATGCCGCCCGGCTCTGGCTGCGCGGGCGCGGCGCGCGTATGGCCGATGCCCAGGCCGCGCTGGAAGAAACCCGCGGCTGCATCGAAGTGGCCCACGTGGGTGCGGCGCAACCCTGAATTTCATTGGGTCGCCCTTCCCCTTCCCGAAGGCCCCGGAGGTGCGACCGTGCGCTTAGACTACCCGCAGCACCGCGCACTTCAAATAGGCCGTCTCCGGCATGGCCAGGAGCACCGGGTGGTCCTGGGCCGCGCCGCGCAGTTCGAGCAACTGCACCGTGCGCTTCTCCGCGAAGGAGGCCCGCTTGATGATGTCCAGGAAGAGGGCGTCGTCGATGAAGTGGGAGCAGGAGCTGGTAAATAGCATGCCGCCGGGCTTTACGGCCTTGAGGGCGGCGCGGTTGAGCTGAAGATACTTCCCCTCGGCCTTTCTCGCCAGTGCGCGGCTCTTGGCGAAGGCGGGGGGATCGACGATGACCACATCGAAGGGTTCTTCCTCCGCGAGGATCTCCTCCACATCGCCGCAGCGGAATTCGATGCGCTCAGCGACGCCGTTGCGCTCCGCATTCGCCGCCGCCAGGTCGAGGGCCGCCTGGGAGGTGTCCACGGCGAGCACAGCGTGCGCGCCGGCCTTCGCGGCGTGGCAGGCCCAGAGGCCGAGGTGGCAGTGGCCGTCGAAGACCCGCGCGTCCTTCGCAAAAGGTGCGGGGGCCACGCGGTTGTAGCGCTGGTCGAGGAACATGCCGGTTTTCTGCGCGCCTTCGAGTTGGAGGGAAACCGCCAGGCCTTCCAACTCAAAATCGACGTCGTTGGGCACATTGCCCACGACTTCGAGGTGATAGGCCACCTGAAAGCGAACGCCCTCCACGCCATCCGCCTCCATCAGCAGCTCCGCGATGGGTTTCATCAAGGGTACATAAAACGCGCAGGAAGATTGCACCGAGACCACGGCCCCGAAGCGATCCGCCACCAGGCCGGGCAGGCCGTCGCTCTCGCCGAAGATCCAGCGGTAGGCCTGGGAGCCGGGAAAAAGCAGTTGCCGGAGCGCCAGCGCCGTCTGGATCCGCTCGCGGAAGAAGGCGGTGTCAATTTCCTCCTGGCGCCGGGAAAGCACGCGCACGGCAATGCCGCCCTGGGTCTGAAAGAAGCCCCGGCCCACGAAGCGGCGCTCCGCAGAGTACACATCCACCAGTGCGCCATCGGCCAATTCGGGAATTTTGCTGAACTCGCCCCGGTAAGCCCAGGCATGACCCCGCTGAATGCGTCGGTCTTCTTTGGGCTTCAGGGTGGCAATGGGGAGCGTGGTGGACATGGCGGGCTTTCCGGGAAATGGGGGTGCGGGGAAGCAGACATTATACCGAAAAGCAGCGCGGCATGCACAGGACTCGATTGCTCGGTCAGGGCAATCAAGTTTAGAACCAGCGACTGCGGAGGCATGGAGCGGGGGCTTTCCAGCCCCCAATAACGTTTGACGAAGTTACACGAAAAGGACAAGGGGGCAAGAATGCCCCCTCTCCATACGTTCGTGACGATTAACCGGCATCTCCTAAATGCGATTGTCCTGTTTGCTCGGTCCGAACCGACCGATCACTCCCGCGAGGTGCTGGCAAGCGCCAACGCCGTCCACGCCAGGTAGACAAACAACGTGTACACGAAAAGATTGTCCCACAGGGGAAAGGAATAAGGCGTGTTCATCGCTTCGGTCCAGGAACTACCGATAATCCTGCCCGCGGCCTCCGCTTCGGCGCGGCGCTCCCGATAGATGAATTCCCAGCGGATGAGAAAAGAAAAGGCTACCGTGGTCTCCGCGATAAAGAGGAACTGGGGCCATCGCCCACGCTGGCAGGCCGTCCGTGCGGGCTCCGGTGTCTGTGGGGAGCGGGCCGCGCGAAAAAGTCGGGCGGCGAACCACGGCACGCCGAAGACGAAGCCGATTACGATTAAGAGCGCGCCCAGATAGTGGAGATCGGTCCATCGGATCGGCCCCAGGATGGCGCCCCGTGCGTCGGGAAAGAGGCCGACCAGCACGATGCCCAAGCAGCCGGTTGTCAGCAGTCGCGCGGGGCCGCGCAGGGGCTTGCCGCTCGCCAGCGCGACCTGGTGGGTGATATAACGCACCACCGGCACGCTGGAGAGTCCCCAGAAAACCATGGCGATGCAAAAGAGCCACCAGCCCGGCGGGTTCCTGTCCGGCTCGAAGCTGCCCAGATAGCTGAAGGTGTGGGTGAGAATGGAAAAGGCGTTCTCCACGGGGAAGAGCCGCCAGCAGGCAAAGATAAGGCTCCAGAAAAAAAGGGCCTGCGCGGCCAGGTAAACTCGGAGTGTCGCGGGTGTAAAATGGCCCCGGACAATGTGTAACAGCATTTTCATCTATTTTTCTTTCCCGACAGGTGAAGGTGTATAGTATCGCCAATCTGTGGCTAATTTGGGTAGAGCAACCATGTACCTTCTTATCATCGTCATTCTTTCCGCCATTGTTCTTGCTGTGGCCTATCGTGTTTATGGTAATCTGCTGGCCCGGCTCCTGCGGCTCGACGACTCGGCCGAGATGCCCGCGGTGACCATGCGCGACGATGTGGACTATGCGCCCATCGAGCCTAAGTTCCTGATGAGCCAGCATTTTTCGGCCATCGCCGCAGCCGGTCCCATCGTCGGTCCGATTCTGGCGGGCGTCATGTTTGGCTGGTTGCCCGCCCTCATCTGGATTCTGATTGGCAGCATTTTCATCGGGGGCGTCCACGACATCACCGCCCTCGTGGCCTCCGTGCGCCACCGTGCCCGCAGCATCGCCGAGGTGGTGCGCGTGCACATGTCGCGCCGCTCTTACCTGCTCTTTTTGATTTTTATCTGGATTGCGCTGGTCTATATCATCGTGGCCTTCACCGATATCGTGGCCGGTTCCTTCGTCGGCAAGCA harbors:
- a CDS encoding glycosyltransferase family 2 protein → MKLCVVIPACNEEVTLEPLAEGIASALADHDYRILFIDDGSTDGSYAAMLRSREKNPRIDVVKFARNCGKTRALAVAFAQIEGDVVVTMDADLQDDPKELPRLLAKLDEGCDLVCGWKADRQDPIHKTLPSKVYNTLINKSFGIDIHDVNTGFKAMRMEVAKSLTLYADLHRLIPIMAAQSGYKVGEIPVKHHPRRFGHSKYGMSRFYQGLRDAARLWLRGRGARMADAQAALEETRGCIEVAHVGAAQP
- a CDS encoding class I SAM-dependent rRNA methyltransferase, which produces MSTTLPIATLKPKEDRRIQRGHAWAYRGEFSKIPELADGALVDVYSAERRFVGRGFFQTQGGIAVRVLSRRQEEIDTAFFRERIQTALALRQLLFPGSQAYRWIFGESDGLPGLVADRFGAVVSVQSSCAFYVPLMKPIAELLMEADGVEGVRFQVAYHLEVVGNVPNDVDFELEGLAVSLQLEGAQKTGMFLDQRYNRVAPAPFAKDARVFDGHCHLGLWACHAAKAGAHAVLAVDTSQAALDLAAANAERNGVAERIEFRCGDVEEILAEEEPFDVVIVDPPAFAKSRALARKAEGKYLQLNRAALKAVKPGGMLFTSSCSHFIDDALFLDIIKRASFAEKRTVQLLELRGAAQDHPVLLAMPETAYLKCAVLRVV